In Plasmodium gaboni strain SY75 chromosome 14, whole genome shotgun sequence, one genomic interval encodes:
- a CDS encoding hypothetical protein (conserved Plasmodium protein, unknown function), which produces MANSSDNKPEATETMHENGATKNDKENDKNENKTTDLNEKNKTHTVNTNVNHLSSEYEKKYVQESYSFTFDKSLFAAPKFHPYFMMKNYTVHYMDPIIKKAKAKKYTCCCN; this is translated from the exons ATGGCGAATAGTTCAGACAATAAACCTGAAGCAACTGAAACGATGCATGAAAACGGTGCAACCAAAAATGACAAggaaaatgataaaaatgaaaataaaacaacagatctaaatgaaaaaaataaaactCATACTGTTAATACTAACGTAAATCATTTATCAAGtgaatatgaaaaaaaatacgTACAAGAATCTTACAGTTTTACATTTGACAAAAGCTTATTTGCAGCACCAAAG tttCATCCATATTTCatgatgaaaaattatacgGTTCATTATATGGACCCTATAATTAAAAAGGCAAAAGCTAAAAAGTACACATGTTGTTGTAATTAG
- a CDS encoding secreted ookinete adhesive protein, which translates to MKKYTCFFLLTLLLTLAYGKGVRNKSENRTSYVHYHNNSNIRNYSAVDIFSPKKTGKECIKCLPDNFCECECSCKNKTGFSMKYRHASKGSKRYRKKMTKTSSRSRQCNDLPLEKSEQGTEPELEPEVEPEVEPEVEPEVEPEVEPEVEPEVEPEVEPEVDPEVDPETDEGTGSENKITECYSSCKSVTGVQTEECSCSCSC; encoded by the coding sequence atgaaaaaatatacatgTTTCTTTCTTTTAACACTCCTTCTTACGTTAGCATACGGTAAAGGGGTAAGAAACAAATCCGAAAATAGGACTTCATATGTTCATTACCAcaataatagtaatataaGGAACTATTCAGCTGTAGATATATTCTCACCTAAAAAAACTGGAAAGGAATGCATTAAATGTCTCCCAGATAATTTTTGTGAATGCGAATGTAgttgtaaaaataaaacagGTTTTTCAATGAAATATAGACATGCAAGTAAGGGATCTAAGAGATATCGTAAAAAAATGACAAAGACATCTTCACGTTCCAGACAATGTAATGACTTGCCACTTGAAAAATCAGAACAAGGAACTGAACCGGAATTGGAACCTGAAGTCGAACCTGAAGTAGAACCAGAAGTAGAACCAGAAGTTGAACCAGAAGTAGAACCAGAAGTCGAACCTGAAGTCGAGCCCGAAGTAGAACCAGAGGTTGACCCCGAAGTTGATCCAGAAACCGACGAAGGAACAGGATcagaaaataaaataactGAATGCTATTCCTCCTGCAAAAGTGTTACAGGAGTCCAAACAGAAGAATGTAGTTGTTCTTGCTCATGTTaa
- a CDS encoding putative mitochondrial ribosomal protein L16 precursor encodes MPPIIYKSPLPVRLKAPKGRITPLNGPDIKIGKSLIAACPKRIRGEKLAEMKQTIRKYLGKKKEYFIDVHATYSVTKKPDGTKMGQGKGIIDHFVARVPSGKTIFSIPTISPFNTLGFDDPVYRVLKKAAAKVGIPCVFRTQNNLFRVHNIKYISQQKVKNDQLKHFNQFKSKLFQKKDEV; translated from the coding sequence ATGCCTCCgataatttataaaagtCCTCTACCTGTTCGATTAAAAGCACCCAAAGGTAGAATAACACCTTTGAATGGACcagatataaaaattggGAAATCATTAATAGCTGCTTGTCCAAAAAGAATAAGAGGAGAAAAATTAGCTGAAATGAAACAAAcaataagaaaatatttaggaaagaaaaaagaatattttattgatGTTCATGCAACTTATAGTGTAACAAAAAAACCTGATGGAACAAAAATGGGACAAGGTAAAGGAATTATTGATCATTTTGTTGCTAGAGTACCATCAGGAAAAACTATTTTTTCTATACCTACCATAAGTCCATTCAATACATTAGGGTTTGATGATCCTGTATATAGAGTATTAAAAAAAGCAGCAGCAAAAGTAGGTATACCTTGTGTATTTAGAacacaaaataatttattcagagttcataatattaaatatatatcacaacaaaaagtaaaaaatgACCAACTCAAACATTTTAATCAATTTAAATCAAAATTGtttcaaaaaaaagatgaagTTTAA